A portion of the Equus quagga isolate Etosha38 chromosome 17, UCLA_HA_Equagga_1.0, whole genome shotgun sequence genome contains these proteins:
- the LOC124229422 gene encoding olfactory receptor 5M9, with the protein MPNFTDVTEFILLGLTSRQELKVLFFVVFLLVYMITLLGNIGMIILISISPKLQSPMYFFLSHLSFVDACLSSNVTPKMLENLLSETKTISYVGCLVQCYFFIALVHVEVYILAVMAFDRYMAICKPLLYGSKMSRTVCVRLISVPYVYGFSVSLICTLWTYGLYFCGNFEVNHFYCADPPLIKIACGGVHIKEYTMIVIAGINFTYSLSVVLTSYTLIVVAVLRMHSADGRRKAFSTCGSHLTAVSLFYGTLIFMYLRRPTEDSVEQGKMVTVFYTTVIPMLNPMIYSLRNKDVKEAVNKAIIKANLGQ; encoded by the coding sequence ATGCCAAATTTCACGGATGTGACAGAATTTATTCTTCTGGGGTTGACCAGTCGTCAGGAACTTAAAGTTCTCTTTTTTGTGGTGTTCCTACTAGTTTACATGATCACCCTTTTAGGGAATATTGGTATGATCATTTTGATCAGCATCAGTCCCAAGCTTCAGAGCCCTATGTACTTTTTCTTGAGTCATTTGTCTTTTGTGGATGCGTGCTTGTCTTCCAATGTCACCCCCAAAATGCTGGAAAACTTGTTATCAGAGACAAAAACCATTTCTTATGTTGGGTGTTTGGTGCAGTGTTACTTTTTCATTGCCCTTGTCCACGTGGAGGTCTATATCTTGGCGGTGATGGCCTTTGATCGCTacatggccatctgcaaacctctACTTTATGGCAGTAAAATGTCCAGGACTGTCTGTGTTCGGCTCATCTCTGTACCTTATGTCTATGGATTCTCTGTGAGTCTAATATGCACACTGTGGACGTATGGCTTGTACTTCTGTGGAAACTTTGAAGTCAACCATTTTTATTGTGCAGATCCTCCTCTCATCAAGATTGCCTGTGGGGGTGTCCACATCAAAGAATACACAATGATTGTTATTGCTGGAATTAATTTCACATATTCTCTCTCAGTGGTCCTCACCTCCTATACTCTCATCGTAGTAGCTGTGCTACGCATGCACTCTGCTGATGGGAGGAGAAAGGCTTTCTCCACTTGTGGGTCCCACTTGACAGCTGTTAGCCTGTTTTATGGGACTCTGATATTCATGTATCTCAGACGGCCCACTGAGGATTCTGTGGAGCAGGGGAAAATGGTGACTGTGTTTTATACCACAGTGATCCCCATGCTGAATCCTATGATCTACAGTTTGAGAAACAAGGATGTGAAAGAGGCTGTCAACAAAGCAATCATCAAAGCAAACTTGGGGCAGTGA